A section of the Syntrophorhabdaceae bacterium genome encodes:
- the pyrH gene encoding UMP kinase, which produces MAYKRVLLKLSGEALMGAQGYGLDPDTLAEVASQIKEIAEAGTEIAIVVGGGNIMRGVKAEKQGIDRVTGDQMGMIATVINALGLQASLENAGVPARVLSAVRMDSVAEPYVRQRAMKHLTLGRVVIFAGGTGNPYFTTDTAAALRAVEIKADVMCKATKVDGIYDKDPVVHKDAVFLPEVTYMDALHKNLGVMDMTAITLCRDQMLPIIVCNIKGNNMKRAVSGEPVGTIVRR; this is translated from the coding sequence ATGGCGTACAAGAGAGTTCTTCTCAAGCTGAGCGGAGAAGCCCTCATGGGAGCACAGGGATACGGGCTTGACCCCGACACCCTTGCGGAAGTGGCGTCCCAGATCAAGGAGATCGCGGAAGCAGGAACCGAGATCGCGATTGTCGTGGGAGGCGGGAACATCATGAGGGGCGTGAAAGCGGAGAAGCAGGGTATCGACAGGGTGACAGGGGACCAGATGGGCATGATCGCCACGGTGATCAATGCCCTCGGTCTTCAGGCAAGCCTTGAAAATGCAGGTGTGCCGGCAAGGGTCTTAAGCGCCGTCAGAATGGACAGCGTAGCGGAGCCTTATGTGCGGCAGAGGGCCATGAAGCATCTTACCCTTGGACGGGTCGTGATTTTTGCCGGTGGAACGGGAAACCCCTATTTCACCACGGACACCGCGGCGGCGCTTAGGGCAGTCGAGATAAAAGCAGATGTAATGTGCAAGGCAACAAAGGTCGACGGTATTTACGACAAGGACCCTGTGGTCCACAAGGATGCCGTTTTCTTGCCGGAGGTCACCTACATGGATGCCCTCCACAAGAACCTGGGGGTAATGGATATGACGGCGATTACCCTCTGCAGGGATCAGATGCTGCCGATCATAGTATGCAACATCAAGGGAAACAACATGAAAAGGGCGGTATCGGGAGAGCCCGTGGGAACAATTGTCAGGAGGTAG